Part of the Pseudomonadota bacterium genome is shown below.
TGGCTGAACGGCATAGGAAAAAGACAAGCCTACCTGAGAACCGTCTTTAAGCAGTTTTTTGAAATTCGGCAAATCTTCAGGAGTAGAAATAATTAAAATTTCGCGAATACCTGCAAGCATAAGCACAGACAAAGGATAATAGATCATCGGTTTGTCGTATATAGGCAGAAGCTGCTTGCTTACAACACTAGTTAGGGGATAAAGTCTTGTGCCGGAACCCCCGGCAAGAATGATTCCTTTCATAAAACAATCCTGTCTTAATTTTTAAAGGGTTAATAGTCTATATTATTTAACAATTTTCGTATCTTCCAGGTATATTTAAAATGCACCGGAATCAGCAAGATCATCCACATGCAAAAATTCACGATAAGGTTTTCCCGTTCCCCAAACGCTTACAGAGATTTGCTTTGAATGCTGAATGGATTATATTATTTTGAAGCTTTCTTGAAATAGCAGCGCCCACAAGTCCGGTGTGTCCGGCAATATATATTCTGGAGTTTTTTTCCATTTGCTATAAAGTCTTTAAAAATACAAAATTTACAAATTTTTAATCTTTTTACAGGAAAGTCTATACCAATCTTTGTTGCAATTTCAGGATTAAAAGAAGCAACAACACCTTTTTCTTTTAATCCGCTTCCCTTCCTTACATTCTCTTCATGAGGATCTTTAAACAAATGGTCAATTCTCTGGGTGTTAAACAAAGAGGCCCTTCGTTTTATCCCATGAACATTATATCCTTTTTTCAGAAGAAACTCTGCAAGATATGCTCCGTCCTGACCTGCTATTCAGGTAATTAACGCTGTTTTCATATATTATCCTTAGTAGAAAAACTATTATCACAACCCGGAAACTTACAAAAAAGGGCTGAATTAACAGCCCCTTTTACTAAAATAGTGGCGCGCCTGGCAGGATTCGAACCTGCGACCTACGGATTCGTAGTCCGGCACTCTATCCAGCTGAGCTACAGGCGCATTGTGAATTGATTTGAATTTAGCAAACTCATAGGATATAGTTTAAGTAAAGTCAACGGAAAAATTTCTTAATAACTCAATGCATAAAAGTTTAAATAGCAAAGCTGTGGCTAAAATGAACGAGCATGAAACATACATGGAACTTGCCATCAATGAAGCAAAAAAGGCTGGACAAAATTGTGAAGTTCCTATAGGTGCGATAATAGTAGATGAAAAAGGGGAAGTTCTTTCGACAGCACATAACAGCACTATATCCCTTTGTGATCCTTGTGCTCACGCCGAAATACTTGTGCTTAGGAACGCATGCTCTAAAATCGGGAACTACAGGCTTTTGGATATGATCATCTATGTAACGGTTGAGCCTTGTATTATGTGTATGGGTGCAATTATACATGCAAGATTAAAAAAACTGGTATTTGGAGCATACGACCCTAAATGGGGAGCCGCAGGATCTCTTTACAATTTTGCTGAAGATAAAAGGCTGAATCATAAAACTGAAATAATACCCGGAATATACGAAAAAGAATGTAAAGCTCTTATGCAGGATTTTTTTAAAGAAAAACGAACCCGATAAAGGATAACTGATATTGCTATAATGATAAGATATAAAAAAACTATAGTAAAATATCTGCGCACAAATTTTGAACTTGCTAAAAACGAAGATACTTGAAAGGAGCAAAGTCCGTGGCAAATATAGTAATCATAGGAACTCAATGGGGCGATGAGGGGAAAGGTAAGATAGTTGATCTTCTTTCCGAATA
Proteins encoded:
- the tadA gene encoding tRNA adenosine(34) deaminase TadA; amino-acid sequence: MNEHETYMELAINEAKKAGQNCEVPIGAIIVDEKGEVLSTAHNSTISLCDPCAHAEILVLRNACSKIGNYRLLDMIIYVTVEPCIMCMGAIIHARLKKLVFGAYDPKWGAAGSLYNFAEDKRLNHKTEIIPGIYEKECKALMQDFFKEKRTR